The Thermocrinis albus DSM 14484 genome segment TGAGGACCTCCTCCTCCGTCTTCATCTTGGGTCCGCCTGCTATCACCACCGGAACTGGGCATCCCTCCACCGCCTTACAGAAGGTTTCTGGATCACCTGTGTAGGGAACTTTTACTATATCGGCACCCAGCTCAGCCCCCAGTCTAGCACAGTGAGCCACTACCTGAGGGTCATACTGGTTCATATCCTTTCCTCTTCCGTACACCATGGCAAGAAGGGGCATACCCCACTCCTCACACACTTTAGCCACATATCCCAGATCTCTCAGCATCTCTCTCTCCAGATCTGCGCCTATGTTGACGTGAACTGAAACGCCGTCAGCTCCCAGTTTTATAGCCTCCTCCACAGTACACACCAACACCTTGTCGTTTTTGGTGGGTGCCCAGTCGGTGGAAGCGGAAAGATGCACTATGAGACCTATGTCCCTTCCTCTACCCCTGTGCCCTGCCCTAACCATAC includes the following:
- a CDS encoding 2-amino-3,7-dideoxy-D-threo-hept-6-ulosonate synthase; translated protein: MSIGKQVRLERIMNRETGKTIIVPMDHGVSSGPIEGIVDIRSAVADVAEGGADAVVLHKGMVRAGHRGRGRDIGLIVHLSASTDWAPTKNDKVLVCTVEEAIKLGADGVSVHVNIGADLEREMLRDLGYVAKVCEEWGMPLLAMVYGRGKDMNQYDPQVVAHCARLGAELGADIVKVPYTGDPETFCKAVEGCPVPVVIAGGPKMKTEEEVLRMVYGALQAGAKGLSIGRNVFQAKDRVRMVRALYHLVHKGGTVDEALSILKGEK